In Desulfomonile tiedjei DSM 6799, a genomic segment contains:
- a CDS encoding ATP-binding protein, translating to MELDMNVKNPEHNINVPNPEHCASFIYDCSGRKFEPEIAEEIWGDILRHKWFLSERLGRDVGIKVACLDFIENADTLQTGLENSEQVFLLKEMGAHMVDRSVWDTISDSQPPKQIVNKQIVLPLTEPKLAAKHGVKPPRAIIFFGPPGTGKTHFVRAIAGILQWWFVEISPSVLMADGADLVGSSLKKFMEKARNLEEAVIFIDEFEEIAGSREQASRIDKSITNEFLKQVPLLKRSARKSLLVCATNYIRELDSALLRPGRFDCIIPVGGLDEQGRKTIFMHYLSKTNRGDVDIDAIVSMIPFFTPADIEYLFQKVTQFAFEKEYQVGKDYKICTDTFMELLPSVRPTLTDEIIAEFQQDCDEYTRF from the coding sequence ATGGAACTTGACATGAATGTGAAGAATCCCGAGCATAACATCAATGTGCCGAATCCCGAGCATTGTGCTTCATTCATATACGATTGCAGCGGTCGGAAGTTCGAACCTGAAATAGCCGAAGAAATCTGGGGTGACATTCTGAGACACAAATGGTTTCTATCCGAGCGCCTGGGAAGGGACGTAGGAATCAAAGTGGCTTGCCTTGATTTCATCGAGAACGCGGATACGCTTCAAACCGGTCTTGAGAATTCGGAGCAGGTTTTTCTCCTCAAGGAGATGGGTGCGCACATGGTCGATCGATCCGTTTGGGACACTATTTCCGATTCCCAGCCTCCGAAACAGATCGTAAACAAGCAGATCGTTCTTCCTTTGACCGAACCCAAGCTCGCAGCGAAGCATGGTGTAAAGCCTCCCAGAGCGATCATATTTTTCGGACCTCCGGGAACCGGTAAGACACACTTTGTCCGGGCAATTGCGGGAATTCTTCAATGGTGGTTCGTGGAAATCAGTCCCAGCGTTCTCATGGCGGATGGAGCCGATCTGGTGGGTTCAAGTCTGAAGAAGTTTATGGAGAAAGCCAGAAATTTGGAAGAAGCGGTTATCTTCATCGACGAATTCGAGGAGATTGCCGGTAGCAGGGAACAGGCTTCCAGAATCGATAAGTCCATTACGAACGAATTCCTCAAACAGGTGCCGCTTCTGAAGAGGTCTGCCAGGAAATCGCTCCTGGTGTGTGCAACGAATTATATCCGTGAATTGGACAGCGCACTGCTCCGACCCGGCCGATTCGATTGCATTATTCCCGTGGGCGGTCTCGATGAACAGGGAAGAAAGACTATCTTCATGCATTATCTGTCGAAAACGAACCGCGGAGATGTGGACATCGATGCAATCGTTTCCATGATTCCGTTTTTCACTCCGGCTGATATCGAGTACCTCTTTCAGAAAGTGACTCAGTTTGCCTTCGAGAAAGAGTACCAGGTGGGAAAAGACTATAAGATCTGCACGGACACTTTCATGGAACTGCTTCCTTCTGTGCGGCCGACTCTGACGGACGAGATCATAGCTGAGTTTCAGCAGGATTGTGACGAATACACACGGTTCTAA
- a CDS encoding hydroxymethylglutaryl-CoA lyase: protein MNSQRATVTNEVLIQEVGLRDGLQNEPRILQPGIRAHIADLLGDAGIPRIQIGSFVNPKRVPQMAGTAEVWHEIRRKPGVRYSALVLNARGLDQAIACGIPHVEIYVSVSETHSLKNSGIGTEEALEAAALMIDAARSRGLGVTAGLMCAFGCFYEGKIDLRRVLDMVSRLRASSLDEIGLADTSGMGDPESIGSTLEAVAELMPLDEITLHLHDTRGLGIQNMVAGLTAGVRRFDASVGGLGGCPFIPGAVGNIATERVVQVLHSMRYSTGIMPESLALARERVFSALA, encoded by the coding sequence GTGAATTCGCAACGAGCAACAGTCACAAACGAAGTTCTCATCCAGGAGGTCGGGCTACGGGACGGTCTCCAGAATGAACCTCGCATTCTGCAACCAGGGATCAGAGCCCACATTGCCGATTTGCTTGGTGATGCAGGAATACCGCGTATTCAGATAGGTTCGTTTGTCAATCCAAAACGAGTTCCCCAGATGGCCGGCACCGCGGAAGTATGGCATGAGATTCGCCGCAAGCCTGGCGTGCGATACAGTGCTCTGGTTCTCAATGCCCGGGGATTGGACCAGGCCATTGCGTGCGGAATTCCCCATGTGGAAATCTATGTTTCCGTTTCAGAAACGCACAGCCTGAAGAACTCCGGCATAGGAACTGAAGAAGCTCTGGAAGCCGCTGCTCTCATGATTGACGCGGCGCGTTCCCGAGGACTGGGTGTCACTGCCGGGCTCATGTGCGCATTCGGTTGTTTTTACGAAGGGAAAATCGACCTGAGACGGGTATTGGACATGGTTTCCCGGCTTCGAGCATCTTCGCTCGATGAGATCGGTCTCGCAGATACGAGCGGGATGGGCGACCCGGAGTCGATCGGTTCCACACTCGAAGCCGTGGCCGAATTGATGCCCCTGGACGAAATCACCTTGCATCTGCACGACACCAGAGGATTAGGCATACAGAATATGGTTGCCGGATTAACAGCAGGAGTGCGAAGATTTGATGCTTCAGTCGGGGGGCTGGGCGGGTGTCCGTTCATTCCCGGAGCGGTTGGGAACATTGCAACGGAAAGAGTGGTCCAAGTGCTGCATTCGATGCGCTACTCGACAGGAATTATGCCTGAATCGCTGGCACTCGCTCGTGAGAGGGTTTTTTCCGCGCTCGCTTAA